A window of Trichomycterus rosablanca isolate fTriRos1 chromosome 5, fTriRos1.hap1, whole genome shotgun sequence contains these coding sequences:
- the LOC134315138 gene encoding core histone macro-H2A.2 isoform X2 — translation MSARGGKKKITKLSRSARAGVIFPVGRMMRYLRTGTHKYRIGMGAPVYMAAVIEYLAAEILELAGNAARDNKKGRITPRHIKLAVANDEELNQLLRGVTISNGGVLPRIHPELLSKKRGGRVKVDSQLSVPEKMEKLAKGGKRAPKKGRGKPGRKPRKSAENDKDGFNSTMEDGPGEGFTVLSAKSLFLGQKLSLAESDISKIGTIKVEGIINPTNAEIDLKDAVGNALEKAGGKDFLEAVKELRKAQAPLDVSSVAVSQASGMAARFIIHCNVPQWGSEKCEDQLERTVKNCLSAAEEKKLKSVAFPSLPAGRNGFPKQTAAQLILKAISNHFVSATTSSLKNIYFVLFDSESIGIYLQEMAKMDGK, via the exons ATGTCAGCCAGAGGAGGGAAGAAGAAGATCACAAAGCTGTCGCGCTCAGCCCGGGCTGGCGTTATATTTCCTGTCGGGAGGATGATGAGGTACTTGCGTACAGGTACACATAAGTACCGCATCGGCATGGGTGCTCCTGTGTACATGGCAGCTGTGATTGAGTACCTGGCAG CTGAAATTTTGGAGTTGGCTGGTAATGCAGCAAGAGACAACAAGAAAGGAAGAATCACACCACGGCACATCAAGCTAGCAGTGGCCAACGATGAGGAGCTCAACCAG CTTCTTAGAGGGGTGACCATATCAAACGGTGGCGTCCTACCTCGTATCCACCCTGAGCTGCTCTCCAAGAAGAGAGGAGGGAGAGTGAAAGTGGATTCACAACTGTCTGTACCAGAAAAGATGGAGAAATTAGCCAAGGGTGGCAAGAGAGCCCCCAAAAAGGGCAGAGGAAAACCAGGCCGCAAACCAAGG AAGAGTGCAGAGAATGATAAAGATGGATTTAACTCAACAATGGAGGACGGACCAGGAGAAGGATTCACTGTTCTCTCAGCTAAGAGTTTGTTCCTCGGACAAAAG CTGTCTCTTGCAGAGAGTGACATCAGCAAAATAGGAACCATAAAGGTTGAGGGAATAATTAATCCCACCAATGCAGAGATTGATCTGAAAGATGCAGTGG GTAATGCTCTGGAAAAGGCTGGAGGAAAAGATTTCCTGGAAGCTGTAAAAGAACTGAGGAAAGCACAAGCCCCGTTGGATGTATCATCAG tggcaGTAAGCCAGGCCAGTGGGATGGCAGCACGTTTCATCATCCACTGCAATGTTCCTCAGTGGGGCTCTGAAAAATGTGAGGATCAGCTGGAAAGGACGGTAAAGAACTGCCTTTCTGCTGCAGAAGAGAAGAAGCTCAAATCGGTTGCCTTTCCCTCTCTGCCCGCTGGAAG AAACGGATTTCCAAAGCAAACCGCAGCACAGCTGATACTGAAGGCCATTTCAAACCATTTTGTTTCAGCAACCACTTCCTCGCTGAAGAACATTTACTTTGTACTGTTTGACAGTGAGAGCATTGGGATTTATTTGCAGGAAATGGCCAAGATGGATGGCAAATGA
- the LOC134315138 gene encoding core histone macro-H2A.2 isoform X1, protein MSARGGKKKITKLSRSARAGVIFPVGRMMRYLRTGTHKYRIGMGAPVYMAAVIEYLADVLLFPFLAEILELAGNAARDNKKGRITPRHIKLAVANDEELNQLLRGVTISNGGVLPRIHPELLSKKRGGRVKVDSQLSVPEKMEKLAKGGKRAPKKGRGKPGRKPRKSAENDKDGFNSTMEDGPGEGFTVLSAKSLFLGQKLSLAESDISKIGTIKVEGIINPTNAEIDLKDAVGNALEKAGGKDFLEAVKELRKAQAPLDVSSVAVSQASGMAARFIIHCNVPQWGSEKCEDQLERTVKNCLSAAEEKKLKSVAFPSLPAGRNGFPKQTAAQLILKAISNHFVSATTSSLKNIYFVLFDSESIGIYLQEMAKMDGK, encoded by the exons ATGTCAGCCAGAGGAGGGAAGAAGAAGATCACAAAGCTGTCGCGCTCAGCCCGGGCTGGCGTTATATTTCCTGTCGGGAGGATGATGAGGTACTTGCGTACAGGTACACATAAGTACCGCATCGGCATGGGTGCTCCTGTGTACATGGCAGCTGTGATTGAGTACCTGGCAG atgttttattgtttccttttttAGCTGAAATTTTGGAGTTGGCTGGTAATGCAGCAAGAGACAACAAGAAAGGAAGAATCACACCACGGCACATCAAGCTAGCAGTGGCCAACGATGAGGAGCTCAACCAG CTTCTTAGAGGGGTGACCATATCAAACGGTGGCGTCCTACCTCGTATCCACCCTGAGCTGCTCTCCAAGAAGAGAGGAGGGAGAGTGAAAGTGGATTCACAACTGTCTGTACCAGAAAAGATGGAGAAATTAGCCAAGGGTGGCAAGAGAGCCCCCAAAAAGGGCAGAGGAAAACCAGGCCGCAAACCAAGG AAGAGTGCAGAGAATGATAAAGATGGATTTAACTCAACAATGGAGGACGGACCAGGAGAAGGATTCACTGTTCTCTCAGCTAAGAGTTTGTTCCTCGGACAAAAG CTGTCTCTTGCAGAGAGTGACATCAGCAAAATAGGAACCATAAAGGTTGAGGGAATAATTAATCCCACCAATGCAGAGATTGATCTGAAAGATGCAGTGG GTAATGCTCTGGAAAAGGCTGGAGGAAAAGATTTCCTGGAAGCTGTAAAAGAACTGAGGAAAGCACAAGCCCCGTTGGATGTATCATCAG tggcaGTAAGCCAGGCCAGTGGGATGGCAGCACGTTTCATCATCCACTGCAATGTTCCTCAGTGGGGCTCTGAAAAATGTGAGGATCAGCTGGAAAGGACGGTAAAGAACTGCCTTTCTGCTGCAGAAGAGAAGAAGCTCAAATCGGTTGCCTTTCCCTCTCTGCCCGCTGGAAG AAACGGATTTCCAAAGCAAACCGCAGCACAGCTGATACTGAAGGCCATTTCAAACCATTTTGTTTCAGCAACCACTTCCTCGCTGAAGAACATTTACTTTGTACTGTTTGACAGTGAGAGCATTGGGATTTATTTGCAGGAAATGGCCAAGATGGATGGCAAATGA